A genome region from Gigantopelta aegis isolate Gae_Host chromosome 3, Gae_host_genome, whole genome shotgun sequence includes the following:
- the LOC121368871 gene encoding UDP-D-xylose:L-fucose alpha-1,3-D-xylosyltransferase 3-like yields the protein MVLKNNFHLRQIIFFSTTPLKHNENVPQTQNSTLKIINFAKQINARGLPVLLALVNKAYLPFVYSWLCNTMYMGIHRQVLFITTDSYSEKKITKDWPDVGAFTVLDLDELSGAQEYSKVGYVRLVVRRTEITLTLLKERIKLLLFEVDCLWFANPLSLCEKEAKGYDIVAASVSNRPGMVGFGFLYMLPTNTMIAFWELHTHSGCRSRTLAGSEADQPYLNRLIKAKYAGIKVNMLPLNLLADGWWYNLSDKEKKNIKPLIVNNNWVVGNKGKIQRAKRFGHWFWIEESGKCDTKLVNKTVY from the exons CTaagacaaataatttttttttcgaCAACACCATTAAAACACAACGAGAATGTCCCGCAAACTCAGAACAGTACGCTGAAGATAATAAACTTTGCTAAACAGATAAATGCCCGGGGGTTACCTGTTCTCCTTGCTCTCGTAAACAAAGCGTATTTGCCGTTCGTATACAGCTGGTTATGCAACACCATGTACATGGGCATTCATAGGCAGGTGTTATTCATCACAACAGACAGCTACTCTGAGAAAAAGATAACGAAAGACTGGCCAGATGTTGGAGCTTTTACTGTACTTGATCTGGATGAACTGAGTGGAGCACAGGAGTATAGCAAAGTGGGTTATGTACGCTTGGTGGTAAGACGGACAGAAATAACACTGACACTGTTAAAAGAACGCATCAAGTTGCTTCTCTTTGAGGTGGATTGCCTTTGGTTTGCCAATCCACTTTCACTGTGCGAGAAAGAGGCGAAGGGGTATGACATCGTTGCAGCGTCGGTATCAAATAGACCGGGAATGGTGGGATTCGGTTTTCTGTACATGCTTCCAACAAACACAATGATAGCGTTCTGGGAGTTGCACACACACAGCGGCTGCAGAA GTAGAACCCTGGCGGGTAGTGAGGCTGACCAACCCTACTTGAACCGGCTGATCAAAGCTAAGTATGCCGGTATTAAGGTCAATATGTTGCCTTTAAACCTGCTTGCGGATGGCTGGTGGTACAATCTGTCGGAtaaggaaaagaaaaacattaaacCATTAATCGTCAACAACAACTGGGTAGTTGGGAATAAGGGAAAGATCCAGAGGGCCAAAAGGTTTGGACATTGGTTTTGGATAGAGGAAAGTGGAAAGTGTGATACGAAACTGgtaaataaaactgtatactaa